GTTTTCGATTAGCTCGATGCAGAAGGCGAGTCGGCAGATGATGTCGATGCTGTGGATCACGCTTCCCTACAGTGCGTTTCTGTCGTTCGTCCTCGGCCACGTGTGGCGTTATCGGCACGATCGGTTCAGTTGGTTCGGCAATCGCGAAGAGACCGACCCCGGCCAGCGGTTCGGCACGACCGCGCTGCGCGTCGGCGTCGGTGTGCTGATCGCGGCGCGGGTGACCGAGTTGCTGGTCTCCGGGCCGCACGGTCATCCGGACGGCCCGCTCTACATGGCCCTCGCCGTCGTCGAGATCGGCGCGCTGGTCGCCGCCGCGGTCGGCGCGGTATTGCTGTTCGTCCCCGACATCATCGGTGGGTCGGCCCGGCCGGTGCTCAGCCCGTTCGACCGCATCACCTTCCCGCTGATGGTGACCGCGCTGCTGTCCTGGGTGGCGATCAAGTTCGACCCGAACTCCACCGAAGGCGGATATCGCACCGCCGAAACGCTTTTCGTCTGGTTCCGGTCGCTGTTCAGTCTCCATCCGCAACCCGACGTCATGGTGCACGCGCCGCTCATCTATCAGGCCCGGGGCTTGATCCTGATGGTGTTCATCGCGATCTGGCCCTACACCCGGCTGGCCGGTGTGATGGCGGATCCGATCTGCCGCGCGCTGCTGCGGATCAAGGCCGAACCCGCGCCGGAATCGCCGCGGGCGCTCGCCACCGGGTAGCCGTGCGTCCACGGAACCGGCTGTGCCGCAACGCCGTACAAGACCGTCCGGTATCCGGCATACTGCTGCTCCGGGGCAACGCCGTTTCGCTGATGGTGCCTCGCGGACGAAAGGCGGACCCATGGCGCAGGACGAGCGCATCGACGCGACGGGACCGATCGAGCGTCGCACCATCGAGGTGATTCCCGACGCCGAACGGCACGGCACGCCGCGCAGCCAGTTCACCCTCTGGTTCGGGGCGAACATGCAGATCACCGCGATCGTCGACGGTGCGCTGGCGGTGGTGTTCGGGGCCGACGCGCTGTGGGCGATCCTCGGCCTGCTGATCGGCAACATCCTCGGCGGCATCGTGATGGCACTGCATTCGGCGCAGGGACCGCGCCTGGGGTTGCCGCAGATGATCTCCAGCCGAGCACAATTCGGGGTGTTCGGCGCCGTGCTGCCGCTGCTGCTCGTCGTCGTCATGTATCTCGGGTTCGCTGCGACCGGCACGGTGCTCGCCGGTCAGGCGGTGAACAAGATCCTGCGCATCGAGGACGCGACGGTCGGGATTCTCGTGTTCGGCGCGCTCACCGCCGTGGTCGCGGTGACCGGGTACCGGCTCATCCACGTGGTCGGCCGGATTGCCACGGTGGTCGGCATCGTGGGCTTCGGCTATCTCGCGGTCCGGCTCGCCGCCGAATACGACGTGCGCGCGCTGCTCGGGGCAGAGCCGTTCGATGCGGCCACCTTCGTGCTGGCCATCTCGCTCGGCGCGGGCTGGCAGCTCACCTTCGGGCCGTACGTGGCCGACTATTCGCGTTACCTGCCCCGCTCGACCAGCGATCGCACCACCTTCTGGGCGACCTTCGCGGGGAGTGTGCTGGGCTCGCAGTGGTCGATGACGTTCGGCGCGATCGTCGCGGCGGCGGCGGGAAAAGCCTTCCTGGGCAACCAGGTCGGCTTCCTCGGTGAGCTGGCGGGGCCGTTCGTGCTCGGCTTGCTGATCTATCTGGTGATCGTCGTCGGCAAGCTGACCGTCAACTGTCTCAACGCCTACGGCGGCTTCATGTGCATCCTGACCTCGGTGACCGCGTTCACCGGGCAATCGCGCGCCACGCCGATCGCCCGTGCCGCCTACATCGTCGGTTTCACGGTGGTGTCGATGTTGATCGCGATCGCGGCCAGCGCCGACTTCCTGAACAATTTCAAGAACTTCGTGCTCACGCTGCTCATGGTGTTCACGCCGTGGAGTGCGATCAACCTGATCGACTACTACCTGATCTCCCGCGAGCGGATCGACATTCCGGCCCTCTATGACCCGGACGGTCGCTACGGTCGCTGGAACGCCACCGCGCTGGCCTGTTACGCCCTCGGCATTCTCGCGCAGATCCCGTTCCTGGCTCAGCAGCTCTACACCGGCCCGCTCACCGAAAAGCTCGGCGGAGCGGATATTTCCTGGATCGTCGGCATCGTCTGCACCGCCGCGATCTACTACCCCCTGGCCCGCCGCACCAGCAACCCACCGGACCAGATGATCTACCCGCCGGGCACCACCGATCGCTGAACATGTCGCGGCCGCCCCGAGATTGCCGTCGGACGGCCGGAATCATTTGTCGCCGAGAGGTTTTCGTCTGCCCAGGTCGGCGTTCGGGTCGGCCGTGCTGCCGAGCAAGGTCGTGACCTGGTCGGCGGGCATCGGGTAGTGGAAGTGCCAGCCCTGGGCGGTGTCGCAGCCCAGGGCGCGGAGTTGGTCGGCCTGGTGGCGGGTTTCGACGCATTCGGCGGTCACGGTGAAGCCGAGGGCGTGCGTGAGATCGATGATCGTCTCGAGCAGCAACAGGTCGGTCGGGCTCGCGGTGTCCGGGGTGCGGATGCGCTGGACGAACGGGCCCGCGAGCTTCACCACGTGCAGCGGAAGTTGCCCGAGGTAGGCGAGATTCGAGTAGCCGGTGCCGAAATCGTCGATGGCGATCCGCACACCGGACTCGGCCAGTGTGTGCAATGCCCGCAGTGGCCGGCCGGTGGTCTGCATGAACGCGCGCTCGGTCAGCTCCAGTTGCAGCAGGCCCGCCTCGATACCGGTTTCCGCGATCACCTGCTGCACGTGATCGAGCCAGGCCGGATCGGCCACCTCGGCCGCCGAGACGTTCACGCTGATGGTCGGGGTGTGCGGGTGGCGCGTATGCCATTCCCGGCTGTCCAGGCAGGCGCGTTCGAGCACCACCGCGCCCAGCGCGCCGATATGGCCGTTGTCCTCGGCCAGGTCGACGAACCGGGCCGGGCTGAGCACGCCGAGATCGGGGTGGCGCCAGCGCACCAGCGCCTCGACGGCGACGGTCTGCCCGTCCGCGAGCGAGACGATCGGCTGATAGTCGAGGAAGAACTCGCCGTGCCGGATGGCCGAGGGCATCGCCGCGGACAGTTCGGCACTGGTGTGTTCGCGGCGGCCGCGATCGGCGTCGAAGATCGCGTAGCGGGCGCGGCCCGCGGCCTTGGCCCAATACATGCTGGTGTCGGCGGCCTGCAGGAAATCACCGGTGGACGAGCGGTCCGCGCGCTCCTCCATCACGCCGATGCTCGCGGTGATCGCGAGGTGGTGCTCGTGCACATAGAACGGCTGGGACAGCGCGTGCAATACCGTGCGTGCCACCGCGGCCATCTCCTCGACGCCGCTGGAATGCGGGACGAGCACCACGAACTCGTCACCGCCCATCCGGGCCACGAGCTGATCGGCGCGCGTGGTGCAGGCACTGAGCCGGGCGGCGGCCTGGGCGAGCAACTCGTCGCCGACCGCGTGCCCGTAGGTGTCGTTGACGGTCTTGAAATGGTCCAGATCGACGTAGCAGAGCCCGACCCTGGTGCAGTCGGCGAACGCGGCGGTGAGCGCGTCGAAGAAGCGCGATCGGTTCGGCAGGCCGGTCAGCTGATCGTGGTGCGCGCGATACTGCAGCCGTTCGCGCAGCGCCCGCCGCTCGGACACGTCCTCCACCAGCACCAGCGTGTACTGCGGTTGTCCCTGCTCGTCCCGGATGAGCGAGACGTTGATGTGGGTCCACACCGTGCCGCCGTCCCGGTGCCGGTACGCCTTCTCCAACTGCACGTTGTCGTATTTGCCCGCGAGCACCCCGGCGTACTTCTGCCACATGTCGGGGCCGTCGTCGGGGTGCGTCAGATCGGTCACCGTAAGCCGGCACATCTCTTCGGGCCGGTAGCCGAGCATGTTCGCGAAGGCGTTGTTGACCTCGATGATGCGCCCGGTCATATCGGAGAGACCGGTGCCGATGCCGGCCTGGGAGAACACCGCTCGCAGCCGGGCTTCGCTGGAGCGCAACTGCTGCTCGACCATCCGGCGGGCGGCGATCTCGGCGGTGCGCACGCTCTCCTGTTCGGCGAGCAGCCAGGCGCGGAACGCGCGCAGGTAGCCGGTCGCGAACGCGCCGACCAGTTCGGCCACGCGCCCGGCGGGGACGTCGCTGGCCTCGGTGAGGTAGGTGTTCAGCACGGCCAGAGTGCGGCCGAGCACCTCGTCGCCGACGAAGTGCGATTCCGCCAGCCGGGCGCCCAGTTCCGCGACCTGTTCGGCGGGCGTGCCGGTCTCGGCGGCGATCGCGAATTCCTCGGCCAGCGTGGTGAGCAGCAACCGGGATTCGGCCGAACTCATGGGCACGACATGATCGCGCGGTCCGCCACCGAGCGCGGCCGCCCATTGCTCGGCCAGTTCGGCGTGCAGTCCGCCAGGATCTGAACCCCTCCCGGCATCCCACGCCATAAGCTCTGATCGTAGTCCGGTTTGCTGGCGCTCGCCCAACTGCGGGCGACGTGCGAACCCGGCTACGATGACGAAGCTTTCGCCGCGTCGATCGTGAGCTGGCGATATTTCTAGGAGGGTTCGGGATCGATGACCAGACCGAGTTGGGCGCCCGAGGGAATCGATCTGGATCGGCCCAGCGCCTCCAGGGTGTACGACTACTTCGTCGGCGGCATGCACAACTTCGAGATCGACCGGACCCTGGCCAGGCAGATCGAGGCGTTCACCCCCAACGTGGCCGAAACCATGCGGGCCAACCGCGATTTGCTGCGCCGATGCGTACGGTTCCTGATCGATGAGGGCATCACCCAGTTCCTCGACATCGGCTCCGGCATCCCGACCGTCGGCAACGTGCACGAGGTCGCGCAGGGCCGAAACCCTTCAGCGCGAGTCGTTTACGTGGACATCGACCCGGTCGCCGTGGCGCACAGCCGGGCCATTCTGGACGGCAATCCCGCCGCGGCGGTGGTGCGCGCGGATATCGGCGACCCCGAAGCCATCCTGGCCGATCCGGCCGTGGCGGAACTGATCGATTTCGAACAGCCGGTGGCGGTGCTCGCGCTCGGCGTGCTGCATTTCGTCGCCGACGACGCCGACCCGACGGGCTGCGTGGCCCGGCTGCGCGACGCGGTCGTGCCCGGCAGTTACCTGGCCATCACCCACGCCACCGCCGACGGACAGCCCGAGGAGGTGCTCGAGGCGCAGAAACTGTCCGGGCGCACCTCGACCGAGATCGTGCTGCGCAGCCGGCCGGAGATCGCCGAGTTCTTCGTGGGCTGGGACCTGCTCGATCCGGGACTCGTGCACCTGCCGCTATGGCGGCCGGAGAACGCTACGGATATCGGCGAGTTCCCGGAGCGCTCCGGGGCTTACGGCGGCGTCGCCCGCAAATCCTGATCGACCCTCAGGCGCTCGCGGTGCGCAGCGCGAACCAGCCGGTGCTCGGATCGGCGAACCCGTGATACATGAGCCGGACGCGCTGGTCGACCTCGAAGTGCCGGTAGACGATCGCCATCGCACGGCGCACGGCCGCCTCGCGGAAATCCGCGGTGCGGCGAAAACCGATGGGGTGCTCGGGAAGTAGCGCCAGCCGGGCCAGCTCGGCGGGATCGTCGAGATCGAGGCCGACCGGTGCGGTGGCGCTGATCTGATGGTCGTGCAGGATGGTCCCGACCTGCCCGGGTTCGGGCAGGCCCGCCAGAAACGCGCGGAACTCGG
This genomic stretch from Nocardia brasiliensis ATCC 700358 harbors:
- a CDS encoding respiratory nitrate reductase subunit gamma; the protein is MQKASRQMMSMLWITLPYSAFLSFVLGHVWRYRHDRFSWFGNREETDPGQRFGTTALRVGVGVLIAARVTELLVSGPHGHPDGPLYMALAVVEIGALVAAAVGAVLLFVPDIIGGSARPVLSPFDRITFPLMVTALLSWVAIKFDPNSTEGGYRTAETLFVWFRSLFSLHPQPDVMVHAPLIYQARGLILMVFIAIWPYTRLAGVMADPICRALLRIKAEPAPESPRALATG
- a CDS encoding purine-cytosine permease family protein, whose amino-acid sequence is MAQDERIDATGPIERRTIEVIPDAERHGTPRSQFTLWFGANMQITAIVDGALAVVFGADALWAILGLLIGNILGGIVMALHSAQGPRLGLPQMISSRAQFGVFGAVLPLLLVVVMYLGFAATGTVLAGQAVNKILRIEDATVGILVFGALTAVVAVTGYRLIHVVGRIATVVGIVGFGYLAVRLAAEYDVRALLGAEPFDAATFVLAISLGAGWQLTFGPYVADYSRYLPRSTSDRTTFWATFAGSVLGSQWSMTFGAIVAAAAGKAFLGNQVGFLGELAGPFVLGLLIYLVIVVGKLTVNCLNAYGGFMCILTSVTAFTGQSRATPIARAAYIVGFTVVSMLIAIAASADFLNNFKNFVLTLLMVFTPWSAINLIDYYLISRERIDIPALYDPDGRYGRWNATALACYALGILAQIPFLAQQLYTGPLTEKLGGADISWIVGIVCTAAIYYPLARRTSNPPDQMIYPPGTTDR
- a CDS encoding putative bifunctional diguanylate cyclase/phosphodiesterase, translating into MAWDAGRGSDPGGLHAELAEQWAAALGGGPRDHVVPMSSAESRLLLTTLAEEFAIAAETGTPAEQVAELGARLAESHFVGDEVLGRTLAVLNTYLTEASDVPAGRVAELVGAFATGYLRAFRAWLLAEQESVRTAEIAARRMVEQQLRSSEARLRAVFSQAGIGTGLSDMTGRIIEVNNAFANMLGYRPEEMCRLTVTDLTHPDDGPDMWQKYAGVLAGKYDNVQLEKAYRHRDGGTVWTHINVSLIRDEQGQPQYTLVLVEDVSERRALRERLQYRAHHDQLTGLPNRSRFFDALTAAFADCTRVGLCYVDLDHFKTVNDTYGHAVGDELLAQAAARLSACTTRADQLVARMGGDEFVVLVPHSSGVEEMAAVARTVLHALSQPFYVHEHHLAITASIGVMEERADRSSTGDFLQAADTSMYWAKAAGRARYAIFDADRGRREHTSAELSAAMPSAIRHGEFFLDYQPIVSLADGQTVAVEALVRWRHPDLGVLSPARFVDLAEDNGHIGALGAVVLERACLDSREWHTRHPHTPTISVNVSAAEVADPAWLDHVQQVIAETGIEAGLLQLELTERAFMQTTGRPLRALHTLAESGVRIAIDDFGTGYSNLAYLGQLPLHVVKLAGPFVQRIRTPDTASPTDLLLLETIIDLTHALGFTVTAECVETRHQADQLRALGCDTAQGWHFHYPMPADQVTTLLGSTADPNADLGRRKPLGDK
- a CDS encoding SAM-dependent methyltransferase yields the protein MTRPSWAPEGIDLDRPSASRVYDYFVGGMHNFEIDRTLARQIEAFTPNVAETMRANRDLLRRCVRFLIDEGITQFLDIGSGIPTVGNVHEVAQGRNPSARVVYVDIDPVAVAHSRAILDGNPAAAVVRADIGDPEAILADPAVAELIDFEQPVAVLALGVLHFVADDADPTGCVARLRDAVVPGSYLAITHATADGQPEEVLEAQKLSGRTSTEIVLRSRPEIAEFFVGWDLLDPGLVHLPLWRPENATDIGEFPERSGAYGGVARKS